In Paenibacillus durus, the DNA window AACTTAGGAAGATCAACCTGAAATTGTTTCGTCAGAAAATTCTGCTGCAGTCTGCCCTTCTTCTCATAATAGCTGACGAGCGTCTCTTTATTAATCATCTAGATGCCTCCTCTATAGCTTTGCTACTGTGGTTTCCATCAAAAACCATCAATTTTTATGAAAATTTTATCGTATTTCTGAAAATGATGATGTGACATTGCGCATGCAGGGCGGCAGTTGCGGATGAAATACAGCCATCGGATACGCTATGCCGGCAATAAGGTTGCTTACAATCTGTTCGATAACCCCGGCCTCACGTATTTCTTTCGGGTCCCAGTCTATTAATTCGGGTACGCTCACCCATCGGCTATCTATAATAATGTTCTCTTCCAGTTGAAGAGAGCCTCCGACAATTATAATGCTACATAGAATCTAGACAGCAAAAAAGGAGATTCTTAGTTGTGCCAACATCAAGACGAACATTCACGCCGGAAGAAAAAGCACGAATTGTACTGGAGATTCTAAGAGAAGAAAAGTCCATTTCGCAGCTGGCTTCGGAAGAAGGAATCCATCCCAATGTGTTAAATCGCTGGAAGAATGAAGCGACTCAAAATCTGGCTCAGCTCTTTGTAGACGACCGGAAAGGGATCACGAAGATGAAAAAAGAATACGAGCAGCAGATCGAAGACCTCTACGCCGAAGTGGGTAAACTGACCACCCAATTGTCGTGGCTCAAAAAAAAATCTGGCCGATAATCTCAGCCGTGCCGAACGGTTGCTCCTCGTCGAGTATGGGAACGCTGAACTTTCCATTCAAACGCAGGCGGACTTGCTCAGCCTGAATCGTTCCAGCCTGTATTACAAGCCGGTCCCTCCCTCCCCGGAGGAAATTCGCCTCAAGCACCGGATTGACGAGCTTTACACCCGCCATTCGTTTATGGGTTACCGGACGATTGCGGCCATCATGAACCGGGAAGGGGATGCTATTCATCCCAACACCGTACGGCGGTATATGCGGGAAATGGGGATCATGGCGATCTTCCCCGGTCCTAACCTGAGTAAGCGAGACCTACAGCACCGGATCTACCCGTACCTGCTGCGTAAGCTGCCGATTACAGCGCCGGATCAGGTCTGGAGTGTCGATATTACCTATATCCGCATGAAACAGGGCTGGATGTATCTGTATGCCGTCATGGACTGGTATTCGCGCTTCATTGTGGACTGGCAACTGGATCAAAGTCTGGAAATTGACTTTGTCCTGGAAACCATGAAACGCGCCTTGGCCCGTCGTGTTCCGTCCATCGTGAACAGCGACCAGGGCAGCCACTTCACCAGTCCCAAGTACTGTTACTGCTAACCCATAATGACCGGAGGTTGACGGTGTAAGCTGTCCTGCTATTGACGGCCATGCTGTCCGCAGTAGGATAGAAAAGCAGGGAGAATCATGACAATTCTCCCTGGATCACGCGCTTTACCATATGGTCGTCCACAATCCGGTGCTTGTTCTGTGCGCCGTAGATCAACGCGTGGGTACAGAGCTTGTTCACCAGCCGGGCGGCTCCGCTGGAAAAACGGTAGATTTCATCCATCGCCGCCTCCGTAAACAGTTCATGCTCGGCACCTGCTGCACTCAGATGCCTCTTCATATAGGCCCCCACTTCCGCCCGGTCCATATGCGGAAGATAACACTGCATATCAATTCGCTGGCGGATCGCCGCATAGGCTTGCAGCCCCAGCCGGTCCCACAGTTCGCTTTGCCCCACCAGAATCAGGGCCATCGGACTCTGTGAATCCATTTTCAGATTTAGTAGAAATCGCAGTTCCTCCAGCATCTCCCGGTCCAGCAGATGGGCTTCATCGACCACGACCACGGGCTGTAGCCGGTGAATCCCACGCATGAGTTCAATCTCCCGGTGTAACTGCCGTTTTGCATCCCCCCGGTAAAATTTCGACTCACAGCCGAGCTGCTCCAGCAGCCCTTTGTAGAAGTGGCGCGGGGTCAGTTTCGAATCGGACAGGTAGAGTAGCTTAAAGCGCGCCTCGTCCAGTTCCTTGGCTAACCGCCGGATCGTAGTCGTTTTCCCGGTCCCGCAGTCCCCTGTGAGCACGGCAAACCACTGGCGTTCCGCGACATAGGCCAGACGCCCGAGCATTTCTTCCTGCGACGCAGACGCATATAACTCGTCTACCGCAAGATCTCTGGAGAACGGAGCACGGTGCAACTCGTAGAAGGACTCAAACATGGCCATCCTCCGCCTGCACTCTGCGGTACGTCACCGCAGGTGCTTCCCGCTGTTTGCGCTGCTGGTGTCGCTGCTCTGCCGCCTCCAGCAGTCTCGACGTGTCGGTCATAGATGCGCCCAGGTGCTCCGGCAACGCCGGACGGGTTCCCGCCCGCTGACCGATTTCCATCTCGCGCACCCGCCACGGCGCTCGTCCCTCATACTCAATCGTCAGTTCCGTGGGGTCTGCCGGGTCATAAACCACCTCGACCGTACAGCCAATGACCGTCAGGCCCACTTCGTACTTTCGGTTCATGAAGCTAATGCAGCCCGACTTGTCGACCTTCCGCTTTTCACTATGCAAGAACGCGTCCGCCAAGGTATCCGGGTCCATGAACCGCAGCGCTTTCTTGTCACTCCGAAACGCCGTTTCCGGGCTTTGCTTGTCCGGCAGGGCGGAGTGGGGCTTGTGCTGGTAGCACTCCGAGAGCCATACCTCGAAGCGCTCATTCAACTGCTCGAGTGTCTTCGGCTTCTCCAAGGCGACTTCGCTCAGAAACGAATCGACGATTTGGTTAAACCGTTCGACCTTGCCTTTGGATTCAGGCGAGTAGGGCTTCGCATAGAGCAGCCGGGTTCCGAGCTTGGAACATATCCGGGTCATGGCTTGGGTACGGTACTGCTTGCCGTTGTCAAAATAGACCGCTTCTGGTACCCCATACTTCTGGATCGCTTGGCGAAACGCCGATTCGACCAGCCGCTGGTCCATGACCGGCACAAACTCCCCATGCAGAATAAACCTTGTAGCGTCGTCAATGAACACGACCAGATACACCTGTTTCATCGTCCCGCTTTCGCCAAGGGGCAAATACGGTCCGTATTTGAGGTCTGACTGCCACAGCTGGTTCCGGTGGCGCTGCTGGAAGCGTCTGGCGGCAACCCCGGATTCGGCGTACATCCGCAGATGGCGCGAGCTGTAGCCACAGGCAGTCAGTCTCTCCTGCAGGGTACTACGCTTAATTTGGCCCGGCGAAATCCGCCCTTCCCATTCTAAAATCTGAATGAGCTGTGCGACGCTGCGGCCGGGGACCTCCCGGCGCAAGAGAATCGCTTGCTCGAGCACGGCGGTAGGAAGAATCTCTTCGGAGGGCTGCCGCCCTTTGCCTTTGGGCTTCAGGCCGGTAAATCCTTCGCTCCGGTAACTCGCCAAATACCGGCGCAAGGTACGTTCGGAGAGTCCGGTTTGCTTACAAATCTGCGCTTTCATCTCCCGGGCTTTGGCCGGGTCCAGCCCTTCGGCAAGCAGGGGAGCGAGAAGCTGCATCCGCTCTGCGGCGAGGGCTTCGGCTTTCTTTTGGTCTTTCATGGGTCGGTAAACTCCTTCCTGAAATGAACTCAAGGAGAGTCTACCGTAGAGCCGGGGCGGACAGATAGGCAAAACGGGTATGTACCCACAAATGAGCGTTTGCGACGGGGCGGACAAGTCTGGCCAGCCAGCCGGGTCCTTGCTGACGAAAGGCGGGGGCGGAGGTCATACGCAGGTGATCCGAAGCTTCGGGGGACCCGGGAGCGAGGCCGGACATCCGAGCCTCCAGCGCCTGCAGAACGAGGATGAAGTAGATAGAGAGCACGCGAAACCAGACCTTCCAACGCCGTAACGTAGAGGTTTCCGCGCAGGCGGTCACGGACGCCTCCGGCTCCGTGACCGCCTGTTCGATACAACGGGAATCGTACCGTTTATAGGGAATGAGTAGATCCGGGAGCTCATGGTGAATCCTGCGGCATCCCGCACACCGGAGTCTGCGAATCACCAGTTGGCGCAGCTCACCACCCCCACCCCGGACCTTCCGCTCCCGGCTACCGATAATCTCCAGGTTCTCTGTGCAGCACGGGCAGGGCACCTCCTCCGCACCCCTGACGAAAAACACCAGGGATCTTTTCAACCAGCGCATACTCTGTTACAATGACCATGTCTAATGATGAAGGATATTTCCGGTGCGGCCTGTGCTAGCAGGCATACACGCGATGGAAGTATCCTTTTTCCTTTGCTAGAATACGGTCATTATATCTGGCAACTTCCGGACAGGCAATCCCGCCAGCTTCGCGGCGTTATGCTTTAGCAGAAACACAAGTACATTGATCTGCTCAAGGAAAAGGAGATTCGGATCAGCATGGACGGGAAGGGCCGAGCGACAGACAATATTGTCATTGAGCGCTTTTGGCGCAGCCTAAAGTACAACGAAATTTACATCAACGAGTATGGCAGTCCAAGAGAGACCCGGCAGGGTGTAGGAGGATATATCCATTTGCATAATCACTACCTGCCTCATCAGTCCCTGCAAAACCATACGCCGGCTGCTGTGTATAACCAGGAGGTCATGCTTTCATCCACATAGGAATAAGGTGAAGGGAACTTTGTTCCCCTCCCGCGCCTTCGCTTGGGCCTTGTCCTCCACCTACAACAGCTCTACTTTTCACTTTGCACTTTTTTTCACACCTTAAATATATTCAAATCTCTGTCTTGACATCTTGTAGCACCATAAATTTCCCCGGTAAAATGAAACAAAATAACCTGATCACCCATGCTGCTGACAAAATTATAGATCCCCGTCGCCGCTGTAAGCCTGACCTCATATCCGGTTTCCTCTTTGACCTCACGCCGCGCGGCCTCCGGAATATCTTCTCCCGGCTCGATCCGGCCAGATGGAAAATTCCACATATCCCGGACGGACGGTTTATTTTCCTTGATCATCAGCACCTTCCCGTCCCGCAGGATCGATACGCTAACGACCAGAACTGTTTTTGATGGTGGCATATTGATTCCTTTCAGGATGTTAAACAAATCTAACAAAATCAACATAACTTTTCTCAGTAGATTACTGACTATTCATATTATTATCACCTGTAAACCGTTTAAGACTGCGACAACCCAAAATTAAAAATAGAACACTAAAAAGGTAAATCTAATTGTATCTCCTCTTCACTTCCAGGTTGAATGATGACTTGAAAAGAGCTATCAAACCATTGAATAAGAAGAGTCTTGCGACCGGTCTGAAGAATTTCATTCCTGTAACGATCTAAATCATAAATCTCGAAAGGTTCTAAGGATGCACCATTGATAACACGTGATAGGACAGCAATGATTTTACAATCTCGATCCTCGATCTCTATAGCCCAATTTTCATCTAGACTCATCTCCATTTTGATTATTTTGTTCCCTTTTATATTTGAGGAGTTCGATTGCTGCATCCTTTTCATCATTATATTTAACAATACTTCATCCAACTCTACTGGTTTTCCATCCATCACGATATGATTATCTTTAATTTCTATTGCTTCTAATCCTCTCTCAGCAAAAATTTGAAATTTCCCGTTTAGTACATACTCTCTGGGTTCAAAAATTTTTTGAATTAAATAGGCTATCCAATCTAAAATATAATCAGAGTCATCAGGCCCCTCCCATATTAAACTGCGACCATCATTAGCAGGTATCCAAAACAACCATAGGTCAGGCTGGCAACCCGGAGGGGTATTGTAATCCAGAATAGAACCATCTATTGTTTGACCATTATTCCTGAAATCATTGGGATCAAAATAAAACTCTCCTTCTACACCATACTTACCCTCGACATCCCCCTGTAATTGCAGCATATTAACGTCTCTCTTCATTCTGCGTGTACGTGCTAAACCAGTAATAAGAGCATAAGTCTCATAGTCTAAGCGTTTATTGAGGGCCAGTTCTTTCTTGTGCTTATCTTTCAACAAAATCCCAACTCCCTTACAGGATCTCCAAATTTAGGTGCGTTATGGTTTCGGGATGCAAGTATATTATTTAACTTTAATATTTTCCTTCTTTTCTTTAAATTCTGGTCCCTCATAGTATTCAATATATAAAGTATTTTCTAATAATTCTGCTTTATATATTGCATTAGAAGGTACAGCAGTTGGGGAGAAATCCCTAATAATTTTTGTATACAATAAGGATTGATCGAATATATCTCTAAAAATCAATTTTCCTTCATCGTCTAAAAATAATATATTCCCGCTTTCTATTAATATAGGATTGTAAAACGTATTCGAAATTTTAGTGCTTTCTGTATCATAAAAAAACACATAGCGATTGGGGCTGCCTAAACTTATTGTAACTTGGATTACATTGTTACTTAATATTTTGGTCATAGGCTCTTTTGGATATTCTTCTTCGAAAATGACTTGGTGGGTCTTATCAAATAGAGTTAATTTGAAGTTATCCTCACTTATTTTTTTAATCTGCATATAATTTTCATTACTTAGAGAAATAGTACCGGCTGAATATACAATTTTTTCGTCTCGATTTCCGCAGGAAATGCAGAAAAAAATAACGGATATAAATACTAGAACTGTGAAATAATTTGATTTCTTCATATATTCACCTTTTATGTCGTTCAAAATTAAAGAGGTTGAAGATACACTTCTCCCAGTCTTTTCCATTTAGCTGGTAAGTTCCCCAAAGTATTGTGGTCAATAGATCGATGATTTTATTTCTTTTTTACTAATTCAAATATATCCCCACCTTCGTCTATTAAGAAATCTCCCTTATCACTAAGATAAGTTATATTCCCACTACCATAATAAAAATCTGTTAATGACTCATCATGGTAAATACTAATTTCTTTAAGCGTTTCAACATTAAGATCAGTGCTTTCCTGTAACCAATAAATATCAGACAAAAATTTTTCATCTGAACTCTTACTAACCTTGTAATAAATAGGCTTTACCTCTGCTTCTCCACCAAATTTTATTGAATTCGAAGAAAAGGAAATTTCCGTTCCTATAAGTTTTTTAATATCGTCCTCATCATTACTTGATCCACCTTGACCATATGCATAGACATGAACAATCTTCCACGTACCCATAATGCTTTGTATCGAATCAAGCTTGGGACTTAGAGAGGAGTCAGAAGTCTCAGCAACAGTTGAAGGTATAACCGGCTTTGTACTCTCTATCTTTGTTCCACATGCGGTACTTAAAAAGGTATTCATAATCAGTATTACTGCCAATAATCCAATTTTCATATGGCTAGTCCTCACAATAAACTTAATTTAGGAAAATTATCAAAAAAGGCCGCCAAAAAAATATTACGACAGCACTAAAAGCATATTACATAAGACTTATCGGTTATTCCAAATCCTTTTCCTCAGACCAGATCGTCTCTCCATGAGCATTGATCTCAAAAGCAACCACTGTTTTTGCCTCCGAACATGGAACATTCCGTTTGCTCTCATTCAAATACATTTTCAGCAACCGTACCCCTCCATGTTGACAATTTTGCGTGAAAATCTCAAGGACAGGGTCGTGATCCTCCATTCTGCATTGTTCATTTTGACGTAAATGTTCTACATTGTACCTGCCGGGACTCCTCTTTCTCAACATCCTCTACCGATTCGTATAATTGAATGAATATGGAGCCATTATCGAATACCATCGTTTGAAAAGCCTGCTTAAACTGAAGAAGGCGTTCGCGAGGAATATATTTATAATACTCCGGACCAAACCACATCATCCAAGTTGAACCAAACCATATTTCATCTACATACATTGGAAATCCGGGAAGTGTCTTAGGGTTGATTATTGTTGTGGACTTATTCTTTTGAATGGTTTGAAGACCCTCCGTTGATTTTCCATACTTTTTATACTGACCAAGATCGGTATTACGCTGCCAAAAGAAATCGTCCTTTGGATACACACATGCAGCAATCCCTATTTTGCTCTCAAAGAATCCATCCGTGAATTTTAACCAGTCCTCA includes these proteins:
- a CDS encoding transposase, whose protein sequence is MPTSRRTFTPEEKARIVLEILREEKSISQLASEEGIHPNVLNRWKNEATQNLAQLFVDDRKGITKMKKEYEQQIEDLYAEVGKLTTQLSWLKKKSGR
- a CDS encoding IS3 family transposase, whose protein sequence is MLLVEYGNAELSIQTQADLLSLNRSSLYYKPVPPSPEEIRLKHRIDELYTRHSFMGYRTIAAIMNREGDAIHPNTVRRYMREMGIMAIFPGPNLSKRDLQHRIYPYLLRKLPITAPDQVWSVDITYIRMKQGWMYLYAVMDWYSRFIVDWQLDQSLEIDFVLETMKRALARRVPSIVNSDQGSHFTSPKYCYC
- a CDS encoding ExeA family protein, which encodes MFESFYELHRAPFSRDLAVDELYASASQEEMLGRLAYVAERQWFAVLTGDCGTGKTTTIRRLAKELDEARFKLLYLSDSKLTPRHFYKGLLEQLGCESKFYRGDAKRQLHREIELMRGIHRLQPVVVVDEAHLLDREMLEELRFLLNLKMDSQSPMALILVGQSELWDRLGLQAYAAIRQRIDMQCYLPHMDRAEVGAYMKRHLSAAGAEHELFTEAAMDEIYRFSSGAARLVNKLCTHALIYGAQNKHRIVDDHMVKRVIQGELS
- a CDS encoding DDE-type integrase/transposase/recombinase, translating into MKDQKKAEALAAERMQLLAPLLAEGLDPAKAREMKAQICKQTGLSERTLRRYLASYRSEGFTGLKPKGKGRQPSEEILPTAVLEQAILLRREVPGRSVAQLIQILEWEGRISPGQIKRSTLQERLTACGYSSRHLRMYAESGVAARRFQQRHRNQLWQSDLKYGPYLPLGESGTMKQVYLVVFIDDATRFILHGEFVPVMDQRLVESAFRQAIQKYGVPEAVYFDNGKQYRTQAMTRICSKLGTRLLYAKPYSPESKGKVERFNQIVDSFLSEVALEKPKTLEQLNERFEVWLSECYQHKPHSALPDKQSPETAFRSDKKALRFMDPDTLADAFLHSEKRKVDKSGCISFMNRKYEVGLTVIGCTVEVVYDPADPTELTIEYEGRAPWRVREMEIGQRAGTRPALPEHLGASMTDTSRLLEAAEQRHQQRKQREAPAVTYRRVQAEDGHV
- a CDS encoding DUF6431 domain-containing protein produces the protein MKRSLVFFVRGAEEVPCPCCTENLEIIGSRERKVRGGGGELRQLVIRRLRCAGCRRIHHELPDLLIPYKRYDSRCIEQAVTEPEASVTACAETSTLRRWKVWFRVLSIYFILVLQALEARMSGLAPGSPEASDHLRMTSAPAFRQQGPGWLARLVRPVANAHLWVHTRFAYLSAPALR
- a CDS encoding NUDIX hydrolase, whose protein sequence is MPPSKTVLVVSVSILRDGKVLMIKENKPSVRDMWNFPSGRIEPGEDIPEAARREVKEETGYEVRLTAATGIYNFVSSMGDQVILFHFTGEIYGATRCQDRDLNIFKV